A part of Ziziphus jujuba cultivar Dongzao chromosome 8, ASM3175591v1 genomic DNA contains:
- the LOC107413279 gene encoding protein BTR1 isoform X5, with protein sequence MKEEENKEGGGEGERGEMESTESSYVSSPEAPRKRSPPPPKSPTSDSMEKPTYLKFLVSNAAAGSVIGKGGATITDFQSQSGARILLSRNHEFFPGTTDRIIMVSGTINEIIKAMDLILAKLLSELHTEESDDAELRTKVRLIVPNSSCGGIIGKGGSTIKSFIEDSQAGIKISPQDNNYFGLNDRLVTLTGTLEEQLRAIDLIISKLAEDPHYVQSMNAPFSYPAPYNAMSYGPNGAGGKFQNTKQEDRNNSVTIGVADGHIGLVVGRGGRNIMEISQASGARIKISDRGDFMSGTTDRKVTITGSQRAIRAAESMIMQKVAYASERVMD encoded by the exons ATG AAGGAGGAGGAAAATAAGGaaggaggaggagaaggagagagaggagaaatGGAGTCGACGGAGTCATCATACGTGTCGTCTCCGGAGGCCCCTCGGAAGCGGTCACCACCACCGCCGAAATCACCTACTTCAG ATTCCATGGAGAAGCCCACATATCTCAAGTTTCTTGTATCAAATGCTGCAGCTGGTTCTGTAATTGGAAAGGGAGGTGCAACAATAACTGATTTTCAATCACAATCTGGAGCACGAATTCTGTTGTCACGAAATCATGAATTTTTCCCTGGAACAACGGACAGGATTATTATGGTATCTGGAACaattaatgaaattattaaaGCCATGGATCTTATCCTTGCTAAGTTGCTGAGTGAG CTTCACACTGAAGAAAGCGATGATGCTGAACTGAGAACGAAAGTGAGGCTAATTGTTCCAAATAGTTCATGTGGTGGAATAATTGGAAAGGGAGGTTCCACTATAAA GTCATTTATTGAAGACTCCCAAGCTGGCATTAAAATATCTCCTCAGGACAATAATTACTTTGGCTTGAATGATAGGCTAGTAACACTAACAGGAACTCTCGAGGAACAATTGCGGGcaattgatttaattatttctaaGTTGGCTGAAGATCCTCATTACGTACAGTCTATGAATGCTCCCTTTTCATATCCAG CACCGTACAATGCAATGAGCTATGGACCAAATGGGGCGGGAGGGAAGTTTCAGAATACCAAG CAGGAGGATCGAAACAACTCTGTGACTATTGGTGTAGCTGACGGCCATATTGGATTGGTTGTGGGTCGTGGCGGAAGGAACATAATGGAAATTAGTCAG GCGAGTGGGGCCAGGATAAAGATATCGGATAGAGGTGATTTCATGTCTGGAACAACTGATAG GAAAGTTACAATCACAGGGTCACAGAGGGCTATCCGTGCAGCCGAGTCCATGATCATGCAGAAAGTAGCTTATGCTTCTGAGAGGGTGATGGATTAG
- the LOC107413279 gene encoding protein BTR1 isoform X6, with product MKEEENKEGGGEGERGEMESTESSYVSSPEAPRKRSPPPPKSPTSDSMEKPTYLKFLVSNAAAGSVIGKGGATITDFQSQSGARILLSRNHEFFPGTTDRIIMVSGTINEIIKAMDLILAKLLSELHTEESDDAELRTKVRLIVPNSSCGGIIGKGGSTIKSFIEDSQAGIKISPQDNNYFGLNDRLVTLTGTLEEQLRAIDLIISKLAEDPHYVQSMNAPFSYPAPYNAMSYGPNGAGGKFQNTKEDRNNSVTIGVADGHIGLVVGRGGRNIMEISQASGARIKISDRGDFMSGTTDRKVTITGSQRAIRAAESMIMQKVAYASERVMD from the exons ATG AAGGAGGAGGAAAATAAGGaaggaggaggagaaggagagagaggagaaatGGAGTCGACGGAGTCATCATACGTGTCGTCTCCGGAGGCCCCTCGGAAGCGGTCACCACCACCGCCGAAATCACCTACTTCAG ATTCCATGGAGAAGCCCACATATCTCAAGTTTCTTGTATCAAATGCTGCAGCTGGTTCTGTAATTGGAAAGGGAGGTGCAACAATAACTGATTTTCAATCACAATCTGGAGCACGAATTCTGTTGTCACGAAATCATGAATTTTTCCCTGGAACAACGGACAGGATTATTATGGTATCTGGAACaattaatgaaattattaaaGCCATGGATCTTATCCTTGCTAAGTTGCTGAGTGAG CTTCACACTGAAGAAAGCGATGATGCTGAACTGAGAACGAAAGTGAGGCTAATTGTTCCAAATAGTTCATGTGGTGGAATAATTGGAAAGGGAGGTTCCACTATAAA GTCATTTATTGAAGACTCCCAAGCTGGCATTAAAATATCTCCTCAGGACAATAATTACTTTGGCTTGAATGATAGGCTAGTAACACTAACAGGAACTCTCGAGGAACAATTGCGGGcaattgatttaattatttctaaGTTGGCTGAAGATCCTCATTACGTACAGTCTATGAATGCTCCCTTTTCATATCCAG CACCGTACAATGCAATGAGCTATGGACCAAATGGGGCGGGAGGGAAGTTTCAGAATACCAAG GAGGATCGAAACAACTCTGTGACTATTGGTGTAGCTGACGGCCATATTGGATTGGTTGTGGGTCGTGGCGGAAGGAACATAATGGAAATTAGTCAG GCGAGTGGGGCCAGGATAAAGATATCGGATAGAGGTGATTTCATGTCTGGAACAACTGATAG GAAAGTTACAATCACAGGGTCACAGAGGGCTATCCGTGCAGCCGAGTCCATGATCATGCAGAAAGTAGCTTATGCTTCTGAGAGGGTGATGGATTAG
- the LOC107413279 gene encoding protein BTR1 isoform X4 has product MESTESSYVSSPEAPRKRSPPPPKSPTSDSMEKPTYLKFLVSNAAAGSVIGKGGATITDFQSQSGARILLSRNHEFFPGTTDRIIMVSGTINEIIKAMDLILAKLLSELHTEESDDAELRTKVRLIVPNSSCGGIIGKGGSTIKSFIEDSQAGIKISPQDNNYFGLNDRLVTLTGTLEEQLRAIDLIISKLAEDPHYVQSMNAPFSYPGVFFSGFHGIPYPYMLPSVATAPYNAMSYGPNGAGGKFQNTKQEDRNNSVTIGVADGHIGLVVGRGGRNIMEISQASGARIKISDRGDFMSGTTDRKVTITGSQRAIRAAESMIMQKVAYASERVMD; this is encoded by the exons atGGAGTCGACGGAGTCATCATACGTGTCGTCTCCGGAGGCCCCTCGGAAGCGGTCACCACCACCGCCGAAATCACCTACTTCAG ATTCCATGGAGAAGCCCACATATCTCAAGTTTCTTGTATCAAATGCTGCAGCTGGTTCTGTAATTGGAAAGGGAGGTGCAACAATAACTGATTTTCAATCACAATCTGGAGCACGAATTCTGTTGTCACGAAATCATGAATTTTTCCCTGGAACAACGGACAGGATTATTATGGTATCTGGAACaattaatgaaattattaaaGCCATGGATCTTATCCTTGCTAAGTTGCTGAGTGAG CTTCACACTGAAGAAAGCGATGATGCTGAACTGAGAACGAAAGTGAGGCTAATTGTTCCAAATAGTTCATGTGGTGGAATAATTGGAAAGGGAGGTTCCACTATAAA GTCATTTATTGAAGACTCCCAAGCTGGCATTAAAATATCTCCTCAGGACAATAATTACTTTGGCTTGAATGATAGGCTAGTAACACTAACAGGAACTCTCGAGGAACAATTGCGGGcaattgatttaattatttctaaGTTGGCTGAAGATCCTCATTACGTACAGTCTATGAATGCTCCCTTTTCATATCCAG GTGTTTTCTTCTCGGGTTTTCATGGTATTCCATATCCATATATGCTTCCTTCTGTTGCAACAGCACCGTACAATGCAATGAGCTATGGACCAAATGGGGCGGGAGGGAAGTTTCAGAATACCAAG CAGGAGGATCGAAACAACTCTGTGACTATTGGTGTAGCTGACGGCCATATTGGATTGGTTGTGGGTCGTGGCGGAAGGAACATAATGGAAATTAGTCAG GCGAGTGGGGCCAGGATAAAGATATCGGATAGAGGTGATTTCATGTCTGGAACAACTGATAG GAAAGTTACAATCACAGGGTCACAGAGGGCTATCCGTGCAGCCGAGTCCATGATCATGCAGAAAGTAGCTTATGCTTCTGAGAGGGTGATGGATTAG
- the LOC107413279 gene encoding protein BTR1 isoform X2 yields MKEEENKEGGGEGERGEMESTESSYVSSPEAPRKRSPPPPKSPTSDSMEKPTYLKFLVSNAAAGSVIGKGGATITDFQSQSGARILLSRNHEFFPGTTDRIIMVSGTINEIIKAMDLILAKLLSELHTEESDDAELRTKVRLIVPNSSCGGIIGKGGSTIKSFIEDSQAGIKISPQDNNYFGLNDRLVTLTGTLEEQLRAIDLIISKLAEDPHYVQSMNAPFSYPGVFFSGFHGIPYPYMLPSVATAPYNAMSYGPNGAGGKFQNTKEDRNNSVTIGVADGHIGLVVGRGGRNIMEISQASGARIKISDRGDFMSGTTDRKVTITGSQRAIRAAESMIMQKVAYASERVMD; encoded by the exons ATG AAGGAGGAGGAAAATAAGGaaggaggaggagaaggagagagaggagaaatGGAGTCGACGGAGTCATCATACGTGTCGTCTCCGGAGGCCCCTCGGAAGCGGTCACCACCACCGCCGAAATCACCTACTTCAG ATTCCATGGAGAAGCCCACATATCTCAAGTTTCTTGTATCAAATGCTGCAGCTGGTTCTGTAATTGGAAAGGGAGGTGCAACAATAACTGATTTTCAATCACAATCTGGAGCACGAATTCTGTTGTCACGAAATCATGAATTTTTCCCTGGAACAACGGACAGGATTATTATGGTATCTGGAACaattaatgaaattattaaaGCCATGGATCTTATCCTTGCTAAGTTGCTGAGTGAG CTTCACACTGAAGAAAGCGATGATGCTGAACTGAGAACGAAAGTGAGGCTAATTGTTCCAAATAGTTCATGTGGTGGAATAATTGGAAAGGGAGGTTCCACTATAAA GTCATTTATTGAAGACTCCCAAGCTGGCATTAAAATATCTCCTCAGGACAATAATTACTTTGGCTTGAATGATAGGCTAGTAACACTAACAGGAACTCTCGAGGAACAATTGCGGGcaattgatttaattatttctaaGTTGGCTGAAGATCCTCATTACGTACAGTCTATGAATGCTCCCTTTTCATATCCAG GTGTTTTCTTCTCGGGTTTTCATGGTATTCCATATCCATATATGCTTCCTTCTGTTGCAACAGCACCGTACAATGCAATGAGCTATGGACCAAATGGGGCGGGAGGGAAGTTTCAGAATACCAAG GAGGATCGAAACAACTCTGTGACTATTGGTGTAGCTGACGGCCATATTGGATTGGTTGTGGGTCGTGGCGGAAGGAACATAATGGAAATTAGTCAG GCGAGTGGGGCCAGGATAAAGATATCGGATAGAGGTGATTTCATGTCTGGAACAACTGATAG GAAAGTTACAATCACAGGGTCACAGAGGGCTATCCGTGCAGCCGAGTCCATGATCATGCAGAAAGTAGCTTATGCTTCTGAGAGGGTGATGGATTAG
- the LOC107413279 gene encoding protein BTR1 isoform X1, with protein sequence MKEEENKEGGGEGERGEMESTESSYVSSPEAPRKRSPPPPKSPTSDSMEKPTYLKFLVSNAAAGSVIGKGGATITDFQSQSGARILLSRNHEFFPGTTDRIIMVSGTINEIIKAMDLILAKLLSELHTEESDDAELRTKVRLIVPNSSCGGIIGKGGSTIKSFIEDSQAGIKISPQDNNYFGLNDRLVTLTGTLEEQLRAIDLIISKLAEDPHYVQSMNAPFSYPGVFFSGFHGIPYPYMLPSVATAPYNAMSYGPNGAGGKFQNTKQEDRNNSVTIGVADGHIGLVVGRGGRNIMEISQASGARIKISDRGDFMSGTTDRKVTITGSQRAIRAAESMIMQKVAYASERVMD encoded by the exons ATG AAGGAGGAGGAAAATAAGGaaggaggaggagaaggagagagaggagaaatGGAGTCGACGGAGTCATCATACGTGTCGTCTCCGGAGGCCCCTCGGAAGCGGTCACCACCACCGCCGAAATCACCTACTTCAG ATTCCATGGAGAAGCCCACATATCTCAAGTTTCTTGTATCAAATGCTGCAGCTGGTTCTGTAATTGGAAAGGGAGGTGCAACAATAACTGATTTTCAATCACAATCTGGAGCACGAATTCTGTTGTCACGAAATCATGAATTTTTCCCTGGAACAACGGACAGGATTATTATGGTATCTGGAACaattaatgaaattattaaaGCCATGGATCTTATCCTTGCTAAGTTGCTGAGTGAG CTTCACACTGAAGAAAGCGATGATGCTGAACTGAGAACGAAAGTGAGGCTAATTGTTCCAAATAGTTCATGTGGTGGAATAATTGGAAAGGGAGGTTCCACTATAAA GTCATTTATTGAAGACTCCCAAGCTGGCATTAAAATATCTCCTCAGGACAATAATTACTTTGGCTTGAATGATAGGCTAGTAACACTAACAGGAACTCTCGAGGAACAATTGCGGGcaattgatttaattatttctaaGTTGGCTGAAGATCCTCATTACGTACAGTCTATGAATGCTCCCTTTTCATATCCAG GTGTTTTCTTCTCGGGTTTTCATGGTATTCCATATCCATATATGCTTCCTTCTGTTGCAACAGCACCGTACAATGCAATGAGCTATGGACCAAATGGGGCGGGAGGGAAGTTTCAGAATACCAAG CAGGAGGATCGAAACAACTCTGTGACTATTGGTGTAGCTGACGGCCATATTGGATTGGTTGTGGGTCGTGGCGGAAGGAACATAATGGAAATTAGTCAG GCGAGTGGGGCCAGGATAAAGATATCGGATAGAGGTGATTTCATGTCTGGAACAACTGATAG GAAAGTTACAATCACAGGGTCACAGAGGGCTATCCGTGCAGCCGAGTCCATGATCATGCAGAAAGTAGCTTATGCTTCTGAGAGGGTGATGGATTAG
- the LOC107413279 gene encoding protein BTR1 isoform X3 produces MEEENKEGGGEGERGEMESTESSYVSSPEAPRKRSPPPPKSPTSDSMEKPTYLKFLVSNAAAGSVIGKGGATITDFQSQSGARILLSRNHEFFPGTTDRIIMVSGTINEIIKAMDLILAKLLSELHTEESDDAELRTKVRLIVPNSSCGGIIGKGGSTIKSFIEDSQAGIKISPQDNNYFGLNDRLVTLTGTLEEQLRAIDLIISKLAEDPHYVQSMNAPFSYPGVFFSGFHGIPYPYMLPSVATAPYNAMSYGPNGAGGKFQNTKQEDRNNSVTIGVADGHIGLVVGRGGRNIMEISQASGARIKISDRGDFMSGTTDRKVTITGSQRAIRAAESMIMQKVAYASERVMD; encoded by the exons ATG GAGGAGGAAAATAAGGaaggaggaggagaaggagagagaggagaaatGGAGTCGACGGAGTCATCATACGTGTCGTCTCCGGAGGCCCCTCGGAAGCGGTCACCACCACCGCCGAAATCACCTACTTCAG ATTCCATGGAGAAGCCCACATATCTCAAGTTTCTTGTATCAAATGCTGCAGCTGGTTCTGTAATTGGAAAGGGAGGTGCAACAATAACTGATTTTCAATCACAATCTGGAGCACGAATTCTGTTGTCACGAAATCATGAATTTTTCCCTGGAACAACGGACAGGATTATTATGGTATCTGGAACaattaatgaaattattaaaGCCATGGATCTTATCCTTGCTAAGTTGCTGAGTGAG CTTCACACTGAAGAAAGCGATGATGCTGAACTGAGAACGAAAGTGAGGCTAATTGTTCCAAATAGTTCATGTGGTGGAATAATTGGAAAGGGAGGTTCCACTATAAA GTCATTTATTGAAGACTCCCAAGCTGGCATTAAAATATCTCCTCAGGACAATAATTACTTTGGCTTGAATGATAGGCTAGTAACACTAACAGGAACTCTCGAGGAACAATTGCGGGcaattgatttaattatttctaaGTTGGCTGAAGATCCTCATTACGTACAGTCTATGAATGCTCCCTTTTCATATCCAG GTGTTTTCTTCTCGGGTTTTCATGGTATTCCATATCCATATATGCTTCCTTCTGTTGCAACAGCACCGTACAATGCAATGAGCTATGGACCAAATGGGGCGGGAGGGAAGTTTCAGAATACCAAG CAGGAGGATCGAAACAACTCTGTGACTATTGGTGTAGCTGACGGCCATATTGGATTGGTTGTGGGTCGTGGCGGAAGGAACATAATGGAAATTAGTCAG GCGAGTGGGGCCAGGATAAAGATATCGGATAGAGGTGATTTCATGTCTGGAACAACTGATAG GAAAGTTACAATCACAGGGTCACAGAGGGCTATCCGTGCAGCCGAGTCCATGATCATGCAGAAAGTAGCTTATGCTTCTGAGAGGGTGATGGATTAG